The Paenibacillus sp. FSL H7-0357 nucleotide sequence CGCGGGGATCGGGAACGAAGGCATGCAGCGGGTCAGGCGCTACGTTGCTCATGGGGACATAGTCCTTGATGTGCATGCCGCCCGCTGCGGCAGCACCCAGCAGTACGCCGCAAGCTTCATGCGGATAACAGGTCAGCAAATGCTTCCCCAGCATGAGCTGTACGGAGCTATCCAGTCTGATGGGCTGGGTTTTTCCCTGGTATGCTGTCATATATTCACCCCTCTCTCTTCATAGGATTTCGTCTCTGACGGAATCCTCTTTTTTTGGTACAGAAGAAGCTGATTTTACTTGGATGTAAAGGATGGTTTGAAACTGCACATATTGGGGGTACAATAGGAGCAAACCATCCCATTTGCAAAGGAACGGTCTTCCCATGAGAGCTGTGAATAAACGAAATGTAACTGTTGTGGCCTTGATTGTGATATTGGCCGTTCTCGTAATTGCGCATGAATTCAGGGCTGAGCCCGAGTCAGTACCAGTAGTGCAGCAATCAACCAAGCTGGAAAGCGGTGCAGGTGCTGGCTTGCTGGCTCCCCCCTTCACTTTGCAGGGAAACGACAGCACTGTTTATGACGTAGGAGGACCTCGGGAGAAGGCGCTGATGCTTAATTTCTGGGCTTCCTGGTGTGAACCATGTCAGCTGGAGGCTCCAGAGCTGAATGCAATGGCTGTTAAATATAAGAATGTTCTTGATATTTATGGAATCAATGTGACCAGCCAGGATTATAAGCCCAATGCCGAACGTTTCATCAAAAAATATATGCTGTCCTTTCCGGTCATGTTTGATCTAAAGGGCAAGGTGTTCGATAAATATAACGGTGCGGTGTTTCCTACCAATGTGTTGATTGACAAAAATGGGGTAATCTCCGAGATCATTCTCGGTGTCTTGACTCCCGAAGAGCTGGAGAAGAAAATCATCACACTAACCGGCTCTTAAAGAAACGGCAACTATTAAAGCCCCCCTGCGGAACGGGTGTTTTCCCGGCTGCAGGGGGGCTTTGTCAGAGGCATTTGTGAGGCCGAATCTTTAATGGTTGACTAAGCCTCTAGGCTCACTGCTGGACTTCTTGTCGTTTTCGCGTGAGATTTGTCCCAAAAGGGCATAGCGCATACTGTCGACCAATGCTTCCCAGCTGGCCTCAATGACATTGCTGGATACTCCAACCGTACTCCAGGTATTAGTATAATTTCTGGATTCGATCAGAACCCGTACCTTCGCAGCGGTCTGATCCTGTTCATCCAGCACGCGAACCTTATAGTCAGAGAGATGCATCTCATCCAATTGCGGGAAGTAGGGCAGCAGTGCCTTGCGCAGGGCGTTGTCCAGCGCGTTGACCGGGCCGTTGCCTTCTGCAGCGGTATACAGGTTCTCTCCGCCGGCCTTCAGCTTGACGAAGGCCTCGGAAACGACCGGACTGCCGGCTGTCTTCTCCACAAGCATTTTGAACGATTCAAAAGTGAACAGCTCGTTCATCTCGCCGGTGGCTTCACGCAGCAGCAGCTCTAGTGAGGCGTCGGCACCTTCGAATTGATATCCCTGATGCTCCAGGTTCTTGATCTTGTCAATCACCTTGCGGGCCTGCTCGCTGCTTGGGTCAAGACTGAGGCCCATATCCTGGGCTTTAGACAGGACATTGCTCTGGCCGGCCAGCTCAGAGACCAGCACGCGCTGTTTGTTGCCCACCAGTTCAGGAGCAATATGCTCATAGGTACGCGAGTCGCGCATGATCGCAGAGACGTGAATGCCGCCTTTGTGGGCGAATGCGGCCGTTCCAACATAAGGCTGATTAACCGGCATATTCACATTGGCAACTTCGCTCACGAAGCGTGCGGTGTTGGTCAGCTGGGGGAGGGAATCCCCCGGAATACAGTGATAGCCCATCTTAAGCTGCAGAGTGGGAATGATCGAGCACAGGTTGGCGTTGCCGCAGCGCTCACCATAACCGTTGATTGTGCCTTGCACCTGCCGGGCACCTGCGCCAATGGCACTGAGCGTATTGGCGACCGCAAGCTCACAATCATTATGGGTATGGATACCCAACGAAGCGCCCGGAAGGATCCCGGCCATACCGGATACAATGTCTTGAATCTCATTCGGGAGTGTGCCGCCGTTTGTATCGCACATGACCAGCCAGTCCGCACCGGCTTCCCGTGCTTTAGCCAGGACGGCAGCTGCATACTCCGGATTGTTCTTATAGCCGTCGAAGAAATGTTCGGCATCGAAGATCACTTCGAGGCCTTTGCGTTTCAGATAAGCGATGGAGTCGCCGATCATCGCCAGATTCTCTTCTAATGTAGTTTGTAGGGCAGTATGCACATGGAAATCCCACGATTTCCCGACCAGAGTAGCCGCCGGTACGCCGGCATCAATCATTCTTTGGAGATTGTCGTCGTTCTCGGCTACAGAGTTCTTGCGCCGGGTACTGCCGAATGCGGTGATTTTGGCATTTAAATGAAATTCCTTGACCCTTTTGAAAAATTCGATATCCTTATTGTTGCTTCCCGGGATGCCACCTTCAATGTAGTGCACACCCAGATCATCGAGTTTTCTGGCAATCTTCAGCTTATCATCCGCCGACAGGCTGATGCCTTCGCCTTGGGTGCCGTCGCGTAGTGTCGTATCGAAGATGGAGATGGACTTAGACATGGGAGTCCTCCTAAAAGTTTTGTGAGAATGGCTTCCTGGATTTACTCCGTACAGAATTTACTTCGGAAGCATCCGCTTAAGGGAAATGAATTTTTATATTATAGCATTTTTACGCGGGAATGTAACAAAGAACTTTACAGCGTTTCTGCTTTTGTTGACCTTCCGGCAGTTGAAGAGGTATGCTAAATCCGACAATGGAAACCCTGAAGATAAGAAGGTAGATATTGTGCAGAACGTGGATCAGTATTACCCAACGAGCGGCAGGGTTATTCTGCATGTGGATATGAATGCTTTCTACTGCTCAGTGCATGAGGCGGAGGATCCGGAGCAATACAAAGGCAAACCGACGGCGGTTGCCGGAAGCGTGGAGCTGCGAAGAGGGATTATTGTCACCTGCTCCTATGCTGCACGCAGGCTGGGAATCTCAACAGGCATGCAGGTGCAGAAGGCACTCCGGATTTGTCCATCCTTAATTGTTATTCAACCGAACTTTCATCTATACCGTAAGTATTCGAATGCATTCATGCAGATTGCCTACAGCTATACTCCGCTGCTTGAAGCAGTCTCAATAGATGAATGTTATCTCGACATTACCGGCTCCAGACAGTTCGGGACTCCACTGGAGATTGCCGGGGCCATCCAGCGCAGGATCATGGAGGAGCTTGGACTGCCTTGCTCCATTGGGGTTGCCCCCAATAAGCTGCTGGCCAAAATTGCCTCGGATCTGAAAAAGCCCAACGGAATCTCCGTCCTCCGGCTGCGTGATGTGCCGGATATTCTGTGGAACAAGCCATGTAATGAAATGTTCGGCATTGGCGGAAAAACAGCCGAAAAGCTCCGGAAGCTTGGCATCTACAGCATCGGCCAGCTGGCTGCGGCCGATGAGAAGATGCTGGTGGATTATTTCGGGGTCATGGGCTCATGGCTGAAACGGGCGGGCAACGGTATTGACCACGGCATTGTGAATCCCGAGCGCGAACAGAGCAAGTCGATCGGGCATACGACAACCTTGCCGAGAGATGTAGTCGGTCTGGCAGAGGCCCGGCCGATTCTGCTGAATCTTAGCGACCAGGTTGCCCGGCGGCTGAGGAAGCAGGGCTTGGTGGCAGCAGGTGTGCAGCTCACGATCCGCACACCCGACATGAAGACCATTACCCGGTCGCGCCAGCTGGAGACTCCTTCGGAAAGCGCTGAAGACATCTATAAGACGGTGTGCGAGCAGTTTGCCAAGCACTGGAAGGGGGACAAGCCGGTGCGTCTGCTGGGTGTTACCCTGCAGGGACTGAGCCCCAAGGAGGACTCCGCTATCCAGCTGGATTTGTTCGATTATGAACGTCAGCCGAAGAAGGAGTCCCTGAACAAAACGATGGATATGCTGCGCAACAAATTCGGCGAGAATGCGGTGCTGACGGCCGGCATGCTCAGTGACAGCCACTCGGCCCGCCTCCGCAATCATAAGGAGCGCGGCACCTCACTGCAGAAGGACAATCTCGAAAGTGTTGATCCTGATAAAACATGAGAAAAGCCTTGCCTGGCACGGACATTCAAGCAATGGAATATGCGTCGAAAATGGAAACGAATTGAAAACTCATTGAAATTGTATTCTATTTATATTAATATGAGAAAAATAACAGGCTGCTACAGCAGGCTGTATTGTTTAACGGGAGGCAGAGAAAAAATGGCTAAATACACTTGGGTCGAAAAAGATACTTGCATCGCTTGTGGTGCTTGTGGCGCGACGGCCCCTGATATTTTTGATTATGATGATGAAGGTTTGGCAGAAGTGATCTACGAGAATGACAGCAATCACGGGTGTACTGTAATTCCGGATGATTTGTTCGACGATTTGCAGGATTCTGCAGATGGATGCCCAACGGACTCCATTAAAATTGCGGATGCTCCTTTTAATAAAGAAGGTTAATCCAGAGGTTTTTCGTTGACTACAGGATATAAGGATCGCTCAGCGCGAACCTTATATTTACATAAAGACATCTCTTCGCCGGCGTAAATTCGGTTGGGGGATGTCTTTTTTTGATGGACTGACCGATATATATATAGAAAGAATCACAAACCCGCGGAGGCCCCGATGAAAAACTCGCAGCATCTTAAGGCGTATGTTCAGTTGCATCCTGAAAACAAGATGGCATGGTACTTGCTTGGTAAGGAATACTATAAGAACGGCCAGCAAGGCAAAGCGAATTACTGCTTCAATCAGGCCGGTGAAGTATACGAAGCTTTCGAGCACAGCAAGGTGCCGGCCGAAATGCTGCGTGAATATGAAGACGGCCTGCTTCAGGCTGCCCGGCAGCGTCACCAGAACAAGCAGAGAATGCGCCGTATTCTGCTTACGCTAGTTCTGCTGCTGCTGGTGTTTCTGCCGGATGCAGCTGCGCCGGGTACCCTTCCCGGTCCCGGTGAAACGGACAACTCGGCTCCAGAGATTGCCGGCGGAGCTCCGGTAGATTTACCGGAGGAGCTTACGGCAACGGCGGTGCCTGAGACTGGAGTACAGCCGGCCCCGGATCCGGTAAAGCTGGCTTTTACGGCACAGCCGGGGGATGCTGCCGGACCTGGCAAGGCGCTGGCGGGCTTGCTGCAGAGCAGCCAGCCGACCGGCTCAACGGCGATCCTGCGAATGGAGCGCTCCGGCAAATGGCTTATATGGAAGAAGGAGCTGCCGCTCGAGGCAAGGCTGGAGAAGAGTGAGGAAGGTCGGATTGTATACCAATCCTACAATTCGGCGGTCTGTGCCTGCCAGCCCCCGGATTCAGCAGAGCTGAAGAAACAGGCGGCAGGATGGCAGGAGGACCAGGAGGAGCTGGCAGTGCTGTGGAGCGCCATGCGATCCTACAAGAGCAGCAAGGGCGTGCTGCCGAAATCCCTTGGGGAGCTGGAGGCGCCGTTTCCGGGAAATTGGCTGGGTGGAACGACTCCGCTGATGAAAGCGAAGTTTGCCTCGCTGCGTGCAGCAGCTTCCCCGGCAGTCCCGCAGGCCCCGGCGGCTACTGCCAAGCCGGATACTGCCACGGCAACGGGGATTCCTGCAGCTGGCCAGAACGGCAATTCTTCTGGAGCAAGCGGTGATGCGGCGGCGGAAATGCCCTTTTTTACAGGACCGCTGACTATTATTGTAGATAAACAAAAACACCGCCTGGCAGTGACCAGCGGCTCGATAATTCTGCGGAACTATGAGATTGGACTCGGCGGCGACAAAACACCTGAAGGGACTTTTACGATCACAGACAAGGTGGTCAATCCGAATGGCCATGACAACGGGGAATTCGGCAGCCGCGGGATGCAGCTCTCGGACAGCAACTATGCCATACACGGCACAAATGAGCCTGACAGCATAGGCAAAGATGAATCGCTGGGATGTATCCGGATGAACCGCAAAGATGTGGAGGAATTATTCGCTATGGTACCGATGGGAACGAAGGTTCAGATTACTAAAGGGGTTCTGCCTGAGGAGCTGCTGCTTCCGGAGGAAGCCTATCCCTCTGGAGCACCTCAAAATCAGACCAACCCCCACAAAGTCTACCACTGGCTGAATTAATTACCTGCTACAAGAAATAGAACAATAATAAGAAGAATCAGCAAGGCCAGACTTACACTAATCCACAGGATTGCTTTGCGGTTGACTTCTTCCTTCTTCTGCTGGAGTGTAGGAGGTTTGCGTTTAGTTGACATACTGGTCATCCTTCTTTCTCTCTTGATCGGTGATTACCCTTACATTGTAATGCGTTTGCAAGAAAAATACTATACTCTGCATTTCGCTCGCAGACATCACCTGGGCAAAAAACTTTTCTTTTCTTCCCGAAACGGATAAAATTAAGAAGAAACCTATAGAAACGGGGAGTCGCGGGACATCACGTATTATCCCTTGAAGGAGCGAGAACGGTGCTGTATCGAAATTTAGGTAAACCAATTTTCTTTAAAATGGACCCGGAGAAGGCACATCATCTCGTCATAGGCGGTTTGAACAAAGCGGCCTTGGTTCCGGGCGGCAGCGCGGCCATGCGCTTGATGTACGGCGTTCCAGAGACAGCCGATCTTGCGGTAGACCTGTTCGGTCTGCATTTCCCTACTCCGGTGGGTCTTGCAGCAGGACTGGATAAGAACGCTGAAGCGGTGGGCGGCTTCTCATCAATTGGCTTCGGATTTATGGAAGTGGGTACGGTTACGCCCAAGAGCCAGCCGGGCAATGACAGCCCGCGGTTATTCCGTCTTCTTCCGGACGAAGCGCTGATTAACCGGATGGGCTTCAATAATGAAGGCGCAGAGGCCATGGCCCAGCGGCTGAAGGTGCTGAAGAAACGCAGAATTCCTGTGGCGGTCAATATCGGGCGCAATAAAGTGACCCCAAATGAATCAGCACATGAGGACTACCGGCAGTGTATCCGTACGCTTTATCCGTACGGTGATTTTTTTGTGGTTAATATCAGCTCTCCGAATACACCGGATTTACGGAGTCTCCAGCATGGCAGTGAATTATCGAACCTGCTGGCCCAAGTGAAAGAAGAAATGGAACTCCAGCGTGAGAAAAGCGGTATGGCCAAAAGTCTGCTGGTCAAGATTGCTCCCGATGTCAGCGACACCGAGCTTGAATATATGGTACATACACTCTCGGAAGCCGGTGTGGACGGCGTGATCGCTACGAACACCACACTCAACCGTGAGGGGCTGAAGAGTGACAAAGCCGGAGAGACAGGGGGCCTCAGCGGCAAACCGCTGCGCGACCGTTCCACAGAGATTATTCGCAGCATTTATCGCCAGACCGGCGGCAAGCTGCCGATTATTGGTTCAGGCGGTATTTTTACCAGCCAGGATGCTTATGACAAAATCCGGGCGGGTGCCAGCCTGGTTGAAATTTATACAGCTCTCATCTATGAAGGACCGGAGGTTAACCGCAGATTGCATGCCGGACTTAGGCAGCTTCTGCGGCGGGACGGATTCCGTAATATCCTAGAAGCGGTGGGCGCTGATCATCACTGAAGGATGAATGGACAGGAGGACGAAGGCGATGGACGGCAGGGACTGGGGAACTTTTTTGCTTCCATATGAACAGACTGTGGAGGAACTTAAGGTTAAATTCAAGACGATGCGCTCGGAGCTCAAGAAGAGAGAGGAATATACGCCGATCGAGTTTGTAACCGGACGCGTGAAGCGGCTGTCCAGCATTCTGGAGAAGGCCAAGCGGCTGAATGTGAAGATGGAAGATCTGGAGACAGGCATTGAGGATATCGCCGGCATACGCATCATGTGCCAATTCGTTGAGGATATCCGCAGAGTGGCGGAGTATATCCGTGCCCGCAAGGATCTTGAAGTGCTTTACGAGAAGGACTACATCACCAATTACAAGGAAAGCGGCTACCGCAGCTTCCATATGATTATTAAATATCCTGTTCAGACGGCTCTGGGGCAAAAGATTGTGCTCGCCGAGATTCAAATCCGCACACTGGCGATGAATTTCTGGGCAACCATCGAGCATTCGCTGAACTATAAATACCGTGAAAGCCTGCCCGATGAAATGCGGGTGCGGCTCAAGACGGCGGCAGAGGCCGCTTCCATACTGGACAGTGAAATGTCCAGCATCCGTGAAGAAATTCTAGAGGCTCAAAAAACCTTCGAAGAAAATTCCAATATGACGACTCAATTGCTCAAGGCGATTCATCAATTGTATTTCTATCATCTGGTGAACGAGGCGATTGAAAGCCAGGAACGTTTCAATGTGATCTGGCAGGCGCAGGATATGGATGCGATGAAGGAATTGCTGGACCATGTGCGTGAGCTGCTCTCTAATGCGAAGAAGGACAGTCTGCCGGATGGTCTATGAACCGCTGTATCTGGCGTACCTGGTCTATTTCAATAGAGACAGAGATTATTTTGAATGTCATGAGGTGCTTGAAGAGCTGTGGCTGGCTAAAGACCGTGATCCGCTGTACAAAGCACTTCTTCAGGTAGCGGTCGGGTTGTATCATTTCCGCAACGGGAATGTGCGCGGCGGGAGGATTATGCTGGGCGGGGCACATATTGTGCTGCAGAAGTATCCGGATGAAACGCTGGGAATTCATCTTGCGAAGCTTGTACAGGAGACTGGTGAGTATGTCCGCAAGCTGGAAGGCTATGATGAACAGCCGTTTCCCTATTATGATCTGACCCTTGAAATTGCAGATCCCGGTCTGGAAGAGGCTGTAAGGATTGCAGCTGCCCGGATTACACCCAACTTGCCGCAGCGCAGGGGGCCCCAGCGGCCGGCTCACTCACCGCACCGCAAATGAAGCATTAAATACCAGCAAGACAACAAGGAGCACTCCACCGGGGTGTTCCTTGAATTATTCATTCCTACATTCAGAAACAACAAGCAGGAGGAAAGCAACATGGCGGCACAATTG carries:
- a CDS encoding L,D-transpeptidase, encoding MKNSQHLKAYVQLHPENKMAWYLLGKEYYKNGQQGKANYCFNQAGEVYEAFEHSKVPAEMLREYEDGLLQAARQRHQNKQRMRRILLTLVLLLLVFLPDAAAPGTLPGPGETDNSAPEIAGGAPVDLPEELTATAVPETGVQPAPDPVKLAFTAQPGDAAGPGKALAGLLQSSQPTGSTAILRMERSGKWLIWKKELPLEARLEKSEEGRIVYQSYNSAVCACQPPDSAELKKQAAGWQEDQEELAVLWSAMRSYKSSKGVLPKSLGELEAPFPGNWLGGTTPLMKAKFASLRAAASPAVPQAPAATAKPDTATATGIPAAGQNGNSSGASGDAAAEMPFFTGPLTIIVDKQKHRLAVTSGSIILRNYEIGLGGDKTPEGTFTITDKVVNPNGHDNGEFGSRGMQLSDSNYAIHGTNEPDSIGKDESLGCIRMNRKDVEELFAMVPMGTKVQITKGVLPEELLLPEEAYPSGAPQNQTNPHKVYHWLN
- a CDS encoding ferredoxin, producing MAKYTWVEKDTCIACGACGATAPDIFDYDDEGLAEVIYENDSNHGCTVIPDDLFDDLQDSADGCPTDSIKIADAPFNKEG
- a CDS encoding DNA polymerase IV, coding for MQNVDQYYPTSGRVILHVDMNAFYCSVHEAEDPEQYKGKPTAVAGSVELRRGIIVTCSYAARRLGISTGMQVQKALRICPSLIVIQPNFHLYRKYSNAFMQIAYSYTPLLEAVSIDECYLDITGSRQFGTPLEIAGAIQRRIMEELGLPCSIGVAPNKLLAKIASDLKKPNGISVLRLRDVPDILWNKPCNEMFGIGGKTAEKLRKLGIYSIGQLAAADEKMLVDYFGVMGSWLKRAGNGIDHGIVNPEREQSKSIGHTTTLPRDVVGLAEARPILLNLSDQVARRLRKQGLVAAGVQLTIRTPDMKTITRSRQLETPSESAEDIYKTVCEQFAKHWKGDKPVRLLGVTLQGLSPKEDSAIQLDLFDYERQPKKESLNKTMDMLRNKFGENAVLTAGMLSDSHSARLRNHKERGTSLQKDNLESVDPDKT
- a CDS encoding quinone-dependent dihydroorotate dehydrogenase, coding for MLYRNLGKPIFFKMDPEKAHHLVIGGLNKAALVPGGSAAMRLMYGVPETADLAVDLFGLHFPTPVGLAAGLDKNAEAVGGFSSIGFGFMEVGTVTPKSQPGNDSPRLFRLLPDEALINRMGFNNEGAEAMAQRLKVLKKRRIPVAVNIGRNKVTPNESAHEDYRQCIRTLYPYGDFFVVNISSPNTPDLRSLQHGSELSNLLAQVKEEMELQREKSGMAKSLLVKIAPDVSDTELEYMVHTLSEAGVDGVIATNTTLNREGLKSDKAGETGGLSGKPLRDRSTEIIRSIYRQTGGKLPIIGSGGIFTSQDAYDKIRAGASLVEIYTALIYEGPEVNRRLHAGLRQLLRRDGFRNILEAVGADHH
- a CDS encoding GTP pyrophosphokinase, translating into MDGRDWGTFLLPYEQTVEELKVKFKTMRSELKKREEYTPIEFVTGRVKRLSSILEKAKRLNVKMEDLETGIEDIAGIRIMCQFVEDIRRVAEYIRARKDLEVLYEKDYITNYKESGYRSFHMIIKYPVQTALGQKIVLAEIQIRTLAMNFWATIEHSLNYKYRESLPDEMRVRLKTAAEAASILDSEMSSIREEILEAQKTFEENSNMTTQLLKAIHQLYFYHLVNEAIESQERFNVIWQAQDMDAMKELLDHVRELLSNAKKDSLPDGL
- a CDS encoding DUF309 domain-containing protein translates to MVYEPLYLAYLVYFNRDRDYFECHEVLEELWLAKDRDPLYKALLQVAVGLYHFRNGNVRGGRIMLGGAHIVLQKYPDETLGIHLAKLVQETGEYVRKLEGYDEQPFPYYDLTLEIADPGLEEAVRIAAARITPNLPQRRGPQRPAHSPHRK
- a CDS encoding TlpA family protein disulfide reductase, which encodes MRAVNKRNVTVVALIVILAVLVIAHEFRAEPESVPVVQQSTKLESGAGAGLLAPPFTLQGNDSTVYDVGGPREKALMLNFWASWCEPCQLEAPELNAMAVKYKNVLDIYGINVTSQDYKPNAERFIKKYMLSFPVMFDLKGKVFDKYNGAVFPTNVLIDKNGVISEIILGVLTPEELEKKIITLTGS
- the cimA gene encoding citramalate synthase codes for the protein MSKSISIFDTTLRDGTQGEGISLSADDKLKIARKLDDLGVHYIEGGIPGSNNKDIEFFKRVKEFHLNAKITAFGSTRRKNSVAENDDNLQRMIDAGVPAATLVGKSWDFHVHTALQTTLEENLAMIGDSIAYLKRKGLEVIFDAEHFFDGYKNNPEYAAAVLAKAREAGADWLVMCDTNGGTLPNEIQDIVSGMAGILPGASLGIHTHNDCELAVANTLSAIGAGARQVQGTINGYGERCGNANLCSIIPTLQLKMGYHCIPGDSLPQLTNTARFVSEVANVNMPVNQPYVGTAAFAHKGGIHVSAIMRDSRTYEHIAPELVGNKQRVLVSELAGQSNVLSKAQDMGLSLDPSSEQARKVIDKIKNLEHQGYQFEGADASLELLLREATGEMNELFTFESFKMLVEKTAGSPVVSEAFVKLKAGGENLYTAAEGNGPVNALDNALRKALLPYFPQLDEMHLSDYKVRVLDEQDQTAAKVRVLIESRNYTNTWSTVGVSSNVIEASWEALVDSMRYALLGQISRENDKKSSSEPRGLVNH